A genomic region of Papaver somniferum cultivar HN1 chromosome 7, ASM357369v1, whole genome shotgun sequence contains the following coding sequences:
- the LOC113293510 gene encoding uncharacterized protein LOC113293510 produces the protein MGFVRRDLQDDTSGQKNTMEILVTSYMNQLKIPQKITFVPHTSISPIKALSSQCWSQVPMTIYGFAMLVTVRNAGHSFQCLNNTFLCQRGPTSGPKVNLQCFPNFPDKHLQRDSTSCLKRRKGIPG, from the exons ATGGGATTTGTTCGAAGGGATCTTCAAG ATGACACTTCAGGTCAGAAAAACACCATGGAAATTCTCGTGACAAGCTATATGAATCAACTTAAAATTCCCCAAAAAATAACATTCGTGCCTCACACTTCCATCTCCCCAATAAAAGCTCTCAGTTCGCAATGTTGGTCACAG GTTCCTATGACCATCTATGGATTCGCAATGCTGGTCACAGTTCGCAATGCTGGTCACAG TTTCCAATGTCTCAACAATACCTTTCTATGCCAACGCGGACCTACCAGTGGCCCCAAAGTTAACCTGCAATGCTTCCCAAATTTTCCCGATAAGCACCTACAAAGAGATTCAACCAGCTGCCTGAAAAGGAGGAAGGGCATCCCTGGATGA